A window from Citrus sinensis cultivar Valencia sweet orange chromosome 5, DVS_A1.0, whole genome shotgun sequence encodes these proteins:
- the LOC102614516 gene encoding uncharacterized protein LOC102614516, translated as MISQNLHQKQDTPMSVATDLDHKMCLMRQITKQIQFLKSKKNEDQTCQLAVGCKENIVATGTTLEYRKPNVLVVIDMVLSPDAHLPIRTTEVVYVSDGLGQHILWPEKLVSQAAVVNKMSKSAVKPSKGKLDVNAEVNTPMVSKSVIKAFKEKLEVNEEVNSPIVQQTFKKPPNIQVFDQMVKKVMKPGSQVKVDFEDKFSYKLHTYLTLEEIQDLIDMQELSQNCIVVYMRYLCAKTKAMLINEKFGFIHPTTLSFLDESTFKQKAKTLADRFQELSAKQFIYHIILGLCRGVI; from the exons ATGATCTCTCAAAATCTTCACCAAAAGCAAGACACTCCAATGTCTGTAGCAACAGATTTGGATCACAAGATGTGTCTAATGAGACAAATAACAAAACAGattcaatttttgaaaagcaaaaaaaatgag GATCAAACTTGTCAGTTAGCTGTAGGATGTAAAGAAAACATTGTTGCTACTGGAACTACTTTGGAGTATAGGAAGCCAAATGTTTTAGTTGTAATTGATATGGTATTAAGTCCAGATGCCCATCTTCCAATCCGGACTACTGAGGTTGTTTACGTCAGTGATGGGTTAGGACAACACATATTATGGCCAGAAAAGCTTGTTTCCCAAGCTGCTGTAGTAAACAAG ATGTCTAAGTCAGCTGTAAAGCCTTCCAAGGGGAAATTAGATGTGAATGCTGAAGTAAACACCCCAATG GTGTCTAAATCAGTTATCAAGgcttttaaggaaaaattagAGGTGAATGAGGAAGTAAACTCTCCCATAGTTCagcaaacatttaaaaaaccTCCTAACATACAAGTTTTTGATCAAATGGTAAAGAAAGTTATGAAACCTGGTTCCCAAGTTAAGGTTGATTTTGAGGACAAATTTAGTTACAAATTGCATACATATCTCACTTTGGAGGAAATTCAAGATCTTATTGATATGCAAGAGCTTTCACAAAACTGCATTGTTGTATACATGAG ATATCTTTGTGCTAAAACAAAGGCCATGCTAATTAATGAAAAGTTTGGGTTCATTCATCCTAccactctttcttttttggatgAGAGTACTTTCAAACAGAAAGCAAAAACTCTTGCTGATCGCTTCCAAGAATTGAGTGCAAAACAATTTATCTACCATATAATCCTAG GGCTATGCCGCGGAGTTATATAG